One window from the genome of Pseudonocardia hierapolitana encodes:
- a CDS encoding serine/threonine-protein kinase, producing the protein MTIMPKVHAAAAVQALHPTDPHRIGPYQVLGVLGAGGMGQVYLAAGPSGLVAVKVVHPALAPDRQFRTRFAREVEAGRRVRSPWTAAVVDADPDASTPWLATEYVPGVPLSQAIATTGPLPPPTVAALAAHLARALAAIHEADLVHRDVKPGNVLLAADRPKMIDFGISSALDGTRMTSTGMAVGTPAFMSPEQADGAELTTASDLFSLGSVLVWAATGTGPFGEGSPVTLLRRILTAEPALGALTGPVRDLVAECLHRDPAARPTAAQLAERLPPAPVGTGWLPSGVAALVTAPATNPGPMTPPPPPARGVSRRGLLAGLGAVLGTAALGGVGATAAGLFRTGPGPATGAPAGPTRTATPRWTYPTGGPLTCMVAGDGVVHAAGADAVAHAIDVRTGQARWTYSLRGGGSSHPPAVVDGAVYIDDDRMTVYALDATGALRWEERGRLIAAGAGTVLAATTEDARNHVTGYDAATGRVRWKSVVDGAPWEGFALDTPGAAADGRAHVGLKHALRTLDAVTGTTLWEQPLPDLDTVTVAGPIVYGTGGSPTAHSTLVAFDAATGRELWRRTVEDRYGRIAVHDDTVYVDGGNGVGLSALDAQTGEPRWELGRGTSYSRAMYGTAPVVAGDTCYIGGIRVGRLDPTPAFTLFAHATDTGEERFTIDLALDTGYTASIALVGDTLVLGSERFDATSGAIVGIA; encoded by the coding sequence CATGGGCCAGGTCTACCTCGCAGCCGGGCCCTCCGGGCTCGTCGCGGTGAAGGTGGTGCACCCCGCGCTCGCCCCCGACCGGCAGTTCCGCACGCGGTTCGCGCGGGAGGTCGAGGCCGGGCGCCGGGTGCGCAGCCCCTGGACCGCGGCGGTCGTGGACGCCGACCCGGACGCGAGCACACCGTGGCTCGCCACCGAGTACGTCCCGGGCGTGCCGCTGAGCCAGGCGATCGCCACCACGGGACCGCTTCCGCCGCCGACCGTGGCCGCGCTCGCCGCGCACCTGGCTCGCGCGCTCGCCGCGATCCACGAGGCGGATCTCGTGCACCGCGACGTCAAGCCCGGGAACGTCCTGCTCGCCGCCGACCGGCCGAAGATGATCGACTTCGGCATCTCGAGCGCCCTCGACGGCACGCGCATGACCAGCACCGGCATGGCGGTGGGCACCCCGGCGTTCATGTCCCCGGAGCAGGCCGACGGCGCCGAGCTCACCACCGCATCGGACCTGTTCTCGCTGGGTTCGGTGCTCGTCTGGGCCGCGACCGGGACGGGACCGTTCGGCGAGGGCAGCCCGGTCACCCTGCTGCGCCGGATCCTCACCGCGGAGCCGGCGCTTGGGGCACTCACGGGTCCCGTCCGCGACCTGGTGGCCGAGTGCCTGCACCGGGACCCGGCCGCCAGGCCGACCGCCGCGCAGCTCGCCGAGCGCCTCCCGCCCGCGCCGGTCGGGACCGGCTGGCTCCCGTCCGGCGTCGCCGCGCTCGTGACCGCCCCGGCCACGAACCCCGGGCCGATGACTCCCCCGCCGCCACCCGCACGCGGGGTGTCGCGGCGCGGCCTGCTCGCCGGGCTGGGCGCGGTGCTGGGAACAGCGGCGCTCGGTGGCGTCGGGGCGACGGCGGCCGGGCTGTTCCGCACCGGCCCCGGCCCGGCCACCGGCGCCCCGGCCGGCCCGACCCGGACGGCGACGCCGCGGTGGACCTACCCCACCGGCGGGCCGCTGACCTGCATGGTCGCAGGCGACGGTGTCGTCCACGCCGCGGGGGCTGACGCCGTGGCCCACGCGATCGACGTCCGCACCGGCCAGGCCCGGTGGACGTACTCGCTGCGCGGAGGCGGCAGCAGCCACCCGCCTGCGGTCGTCGACGGCGCCGTCTACATCGACGACGACCGGATGACCGTGTACGCGCTCGACGCCACCGGGGCGCTGCGCTGGGAGGAGCGGGGGCGCCTGATCGCCGCGGGTGCCGGGACCGTGCTCGCCGCCACCACCGAGGACGCCCGCAACCACGTCACCGGATACGACGCGGCCACCGGCCGGGTGCGGTGGAAGTCCGTCGTCGACGGCGCCCCCTGGGAGGGGTTCGCCCTCGACACCCCCGGCGCCGCCGCGGACGGGCGCGCGCACGTCGGCCTGAAGCACGCCCTGCGCACGCTCGATGCCGTCACCGGCACCACGCTCTGGGAGCAGCCGCTTCCCGACCTGGACACCGTGACGGTCGCGGGCCCGATCGTGTACGGCACGGGTGGATCCCCGACCGCGCACTCCACCCTCGTCGCGTTCGACGCGGCAACCGGGCGGGAGCTGTGGCGCCGCACCGTCGAGGACCGGTACGGGCGGATCGCGGTCCACGACGACACCGTGTACGTCGACGGGGGCAACGGCGTCGGCCTCTCGGCCCTCGACGCGCAGACCGGGGAACCGCGGTGGGAGCTGGGCCGCGGCACGTCCTACAGCAGGGCGATGTACGGCACCGCACCCGTGGTCGCCGGCGACACCTGCTACATCGGCGGCATCCGCGTCGGCAGGCTCGACCCGACGCCCGCATTCACCCTCTTCGCCCACGCCACCGACACCGGGGAGGAACGCTTCACGATCGACCTCGCCCTCGACACGGGCTACACCGCGTCCATCGCGCTCGTCGGGGACACCCTCGTGCTCGGCTCCGAGCGGTTCGACGCCACATCGGGCGCGATCGTGGGCATCGCGTGA
- a CDS encoding DUF2461 domain-containing protein yields MTFTGFGEGVVEFYDGLVADNSKAYWTDQRAVYEADVRAPMQALLAELEPEFGPGKIFRPYRDVRFSHDKTPYKTHCGATVGPFYVQVGSDGLLVAGGYYRMAPDQVARYRTAVADDRRGGDLEKRIAALQALTLAGETLKTRPKGFDPDHPRIDLLRHKGLYAWRAWEPDDVLHEPGTLDRVAGAWRELQPLTEWLADHVGPSEQPRR; encoded by the coding sequence ATGACGTTCACGGGTTTCGGTGAGGGCGTGGTCGAGTTCTACGACGGTCTCGTCGCCGACAACTCGAAGGCGTACTGGACCGACCAGCGGGCGGTGTACGAGGCGGACGTCCGCGCGCCGATGCAGGCGCTGCTCGCCGAGCTGGAGCCGGAGTTCGGGCCGGGCAAGATCTTCCGGCCGTACCGCGACGTCCGGTTCTCGCACGACAAGACGCCGTACAAGACCCACTGCGGCGCCACCGTCGGGCCGTTCTACGTGCAGGTCGGTTCCGACGGTCTGCTGGTCGCGGGTGGCTACTACCGGATGGCGCCCGATCAGGTCGCCCGTTACCGCACGGCCGTGGCAGACGACCGGCGCGGCGGTGACCTGGAGAAGCGGATCGCGGCGCTGCAGGCGCTGACGTTGGCGGGGGAGACCCTGAAGACCCGGCCCAAGGGCTTCGACCCGGACCACCCGCGCATCGACCTGCTGCGGCACAAGGGCCTGTACGCATGGCGCGCCTGGGAGCCCGACGACGTGCTGCACGAGCCGGGCACCCTGGACCGGGTGGCCGGGGCATGGCGGGAGCTGCAGCCGCTCACGGAATGGCTCGCCGACCACGTGGGGCCGAGCGAGCAGCCGCGGCGGTAG
- the lgt gene encoding prolipoprotein diacylglyceryl transferase, whose translation MLGPIPIRAYALCIIAGIIVAVLWGERRFVARGGQQGTVTDIAVFAVPFGLVGGRLYHVLTDWQTYFGPGGDPLGALRIWEGGLGIWGAVALGGVGAWIGCRRHGVPLGFFADAVAPGIVVAQAIGRLGNWFNQELYGAPTTLPWGLEIYDRVDPATGFPDALGGVALDHTPVQVVHPTFLYELLWNVLVAVLVVWADRRFRLGHGRAFAVYVAGYTAGRFWIEQMRTDHATRVFGDIRINVVVSVVVFTAAVLYIALVRKPREVLEGPAAAVEPAPVGSAEESEPPAEEGVAKAPEKDAEMDAEKDTEKDTAQEKDPAEAGDRTS comes from the coding sequence ATGCTCGGTCCCATCCCGATCCGGGCGTACGCGCTCTGCATCATCGCCGGCATCATCGTCGCGGTCCTGTGGGGCGAGCGACGCTTCGTGGCGCGCGGGGGGCAGCAGGGCACCGTCACCGACATCGCGGTGTTCGCGGTGCCGTTCGGGCTGGTCGGCGGCCGGCTCTACCACGTGCTGACCGACTGGCAGACCTACTTCGGCCCGGGCGGTGACCCCTTGGGCGCCCTCCGGATCTGGGAGGGCGGCCTGGGGATCTGGGGCGCGGTCGCGCTCGGCGGCGTCGGTGCCTGGATCGGGTGCAGGCGACACGGTGTGCCGTTGGGCTTCTTCGCCGACGCGGTGGCGCCGGGCATCGTGGTGGCGCAGGCGATCGGGCGGCTGGGCAACTGGTTCAACCAGGAGCTCTACGGCGCGCCCACCACATTGCCGTGGGGGCTCGAGATCTACGACCGGGTCGACCCGGCCACCGGGTTCCCCGACGCCCTGGGCGGCGTCGCGCTGGACCACACGCCCGTCCAGGTGGTGCACCCCACGTTCCTGTACGAGCTGCTGTGGAACGTGCTCGTCGCCGTGCTCGTGGTGTGGGCCGACCGCCGGTTCCGCCTGGGCCACGGGCGCGCTTTCGCGGTGTACGTCGCGGGTTACACCGCGGGGCGGTTCTGGATCGAGCAGATGCGCACCGACCACGCCACCCGTGTGTTCGGCGACATCCGGATCAACGTCGTGGTCTCCGTGGTGGTGTTCACTGCCGCGGTGCTCTACATCGCGCTCGTTCGCAAGCCCCGCGAGGTGCTCGAGGGCCCGGCGGCGGCCGTCGAGCCCGCGCCGGTCGGAAGCGCGGAGGAGTCCGAGCCGCCTGCGGAGGAGGGCGTCGCGAAGGCGCCGGAGAAGGACGCGGAGATGGACGCGGAGAAGGACACCGAGAAGGACACCGCGCAGGAGAAGGACCCTGCCGAGGCGGGTGACCGCACGTCATGA
- the trpA gene encoding tryptophan synthase subunit alpha, with product MSEVRKIFEAARAEGRGALVGYLPAGYPTVDGSVERLTAMAEGGCDLLEVGIPYSDPVMDGPTVQAAADTALRAGFRLRDVFSVVERVSAAGGRAVVMTYYNPVLRYGVDAFARDLAAAGGLGLITPDLIPDEADEWLAASEAHGLDRTFLVSPSSTEERIASTAAATRGFLYATSTMGVTGARDAVASTAPALVARCRAHTSLPVAVGLGVRSADQAAEVVGFADGVVVGSAFVTAAENAGADGVRALAQELAGGVRRAAPQPA from the coding sequence ATGAGCGAGGTTCGGAAGATCTTCGAGGCGGCACGGGCAGAGGGCCGGGGTGCCCTGGTCGGCTACCTGCCTGCCGGCTACCCGACCGTCGACGGGTCCGTGGAACGGCTCACCGCGATGGCCGAGGGCGGCTGCGACCTGCTCGAGGTCGGCATCCCGTACTCGGACCCGGTGATGGACGGGCCCACGGTCCAGGCGGCCGCCGACACCGCCCTGCGCGCCGGCTTCCGGCTGCGCGACGTGTTCTCGGTCGTCGAGCGGGTCAGCGCCGCGGGCGGCCGGGCGGTCGTGATGACCTACTACAACCCGGTGCTGCGCTACGGCGTCGACGCGTTCGCCCGTGACCTCGCCGCGGCAGGCGGGCTCGGCCTGATCACGCCCGACCTGATCCCCGACGAGGCCGACGAGTGGCTCGCCGCCTCCGAGGCGCACGGCCTGGACCGGACCTTCCTGGTCTCGCCCTCGTCCACGGAGGAGCGGATCGCGTCCACGGCGGCGGCCACCCGCGGTTTCCTGTACGCCACGTCCACGATGGGCGTCACCGGTGCTCGGGACGCCGTCGCGAGCACCGCGCCTGCGCTCGTGGCCCGCTGCCGCGCCCACACCTCGCTGCCGGTCGCGGTCGGGCTCGGCGTCCGGTCGGCCGACCAGGCCGCCGAGGTCGTGGGCTTCGCCGACGGCGTGGTCGTCGGCTCCGCGTTCGTCACGGCGGCCGAGAACGCCGGTGCCGACGGCGTGCGCGCGCTGGCGCAGGAGCTGGCGGGCGGCGTGCGCCGGGCAGCCCCGCAGCCGGCCTGA
- the trpB gene encoding tryptophan synthase subunit beta — translation MSTHSKASDGVAHPSEHEPDERGHFGRYGGRFVPEALVAALDELTTVYEKARGDRDFLDELDRLHRDYTGRPSPLSDAPKLGAHAGGARILLKREDLNHTGSHKINNVLGQALLTKRMGKKRVIAETGAGQHGVATATACALLGLECVVYMGEVDTERQALNVARMRLLGAKVVPVKTGSRTLKDAINEALRDWVTNVDDTHYLLGTAAGPHPFPTMVRDLHRIIGLEAREQVLERVGRLPDVVAACVGGGSNAIGIFHAFLDDPGVRLVGLEPGGDGVETGRHGATLTAGSPGALHGALSYLLQDEDGQTAESHSISAGLDYPGVGPEHALLKDIGRAEYRPITDAEAMDAFALLSRTEGIIPAIESAHAVAGALKLGQELGPEAVILVNLSGRGDKDVDTAAKWFGMISEEESAEEASGTAIAEASLTEGPPR, via the coding sequence GTGAGTACGCACAGCAAGGCGAGCGACGGGGTCGCGCACCCGTCGGAGCACGAGCCTGACGAGCGGGGCCACTTCGGCCGCTACGGGGGCCGGTTCGTCCCCGAGGCGCTGGTCGCGGCGCTCGACGAGCTCACCACCGTGTACGAGAAGGCCCGTGGCGACCGGGACTTCCTCGACGAGCTCGACCGCCTGCACCGCGACTACACCGGCCGGCCGTCCCCGTTGAGCGACGCCCCGAAGCTGGGTGCGCACGCGGGCGGCGCGCGGATCCTGCTCAAGCGCGAGGACCTCAACCACACCGGCTCGCACAAGATCAACAACGTGCTCGGGCAGGCGCTGCTCACCAAGCGGATGGGCAAGAAGCGGGTGATCGCCGAGACCGGCGCAGGCCAGCACGGCGTGGCCACCGCCACCGCCTGCGCGCTGCTCGGCCTGGAGTGCGTCGTCTACATGGGCGAGGTCGACACCGAACGGCAGGCCCTCAACGTCGCCCGGATGCGGCTGCTCGGCGCGAAGGTGGTGCCGGTGAAGACCGGCTCGCGCACGCTGAAGGACGCGATCAACGAGGCCCTGCGCGACTGGGTCACGAACGTCGACGACACGCACTACCTGCTCGGCACCGCCGCCGGGCCCCACCCGTTCCCGACGATGGTGCGCGACCTGCACCGGATCATCGGCCTCGAGGCGCGCGAGCAGGTCCTCGAACGCGTCGGGCGGCTGCCGGACGTGGTGGCCGCCTGCGTCGGCGGCGGCTCCAACGCGATCGGCATCTTCCACGCCTTCCTCGACGATCCCGGCGTGCGGTTGGTCGGCCTCGAGCCGGGCGGTGACGGGGTGGAGACCGGGCGCCACGGTGCCACCCTGACCGCGGGCTCCCCCGGCGCGCTGCACGGCGCGCTGTCGTACCTGCTGCAGGACGAGGACGGGCAGACGGCCGAGTCGCACTCGATCTCGGCAGGGCTCGACTACCCGGGGGTCGGGCCGGAGCACGCGCTGCTCAAGGACATCGGCCGCGCCGAGTACCGCCCGATCACCGACGCCGAGGCGATGGACGCGTTCGCGCTGCTCTCGCGCACCGAGGGGATCATCCCGGCCATCGAGTCGGCCCACGCCGTGGCGGGTGCGCTGAAGCTGGGCCAGGAGCTCGGGCCCGAGGCGGTGATCCTCGTGAACCTGTCCGGGCGCGGGGACAAGGACGTCGACACGGCGGCGAAGTGGTTCGGCATGATCTCCGAGGAGGAGAGCGCCGAGGAGGCGAGCGGCACCGCGATCGCCGAAGCCAGCCTGACGGAGGGGCCGCCCCGATGA
- the trpC gene encoding indole-3-glycerol phosphate synthase TrpC, translating to MTNGGASVLDSIVDGVRADLAVREAEVDFAEIKRRAAAAPPPRDVLAALRAPGIGVIAEVKRRSPSKGDLAEIADPAELAASYAENGARVISVLTERRRFGGSLADLAAVRTVVDVPVLRKDFVVSPYQVHEARAYGADLVLLIVAALEQNALDALLDRVESLGMTALVEVHTEEEADRALEAGAKVIGVNARNLHTLEVDRTIFGRIAPGLPTDVMRVAESGVRGPGDLLTYAGWGADAVLVGEGLVTSGDPGGTVRSLVAAGFHPSCSRMVR from the coding sequence ATGACGAACGGCGGAGCGAGTGTCCTCGATTCCATCGTTGACGGTGTCAGGGCCGATCTCGCGGTGCGCGAGGCGGAGGTCGACTTCGCGGAGATCAAGCGGCGGGCGGCGGCGGCCCCGCCTCCGCGGGACGTGTTGGCCGCACTGCGCGCCCCGGGTATCGGGGTGATCGCCGAGGTGAAGCGGCGGAGCCCGTCGAAGGGTGATCTGGCGGAGATCGCCGACCCGGCGGAGCTGGCTGCGTCGTACGCCGAGAACGGCGCGCGGGTGATCAGCGTGCTCACCGAGCGGCGCCGCTTCGGCGGGTCGCTCGCCGACCTCGCCGCGGTGCGCACCGTGGTCGACGTGCCGGTGCTGCGCAAGGACTTCGTGGTGAGCCCGTACCAGGTGCACGAGGCCAGGGCCTACGGTGCCGACCTGGTGCTGCTGATCGTCGCCGCGCTGGAGCAGAACGCGCTCGACGCCCTGCTCGACCGCGTGGAGTCGCTCGGGATGACCGCGCTCGTCGAGGTGCACACCGAGGAGGAGGCCGACCGCGCGCTGGAAGCGGGCGCCAAGGTCATCGGGGTGAACGCGCGCAACCTGCACACCCTCGAGGTCGATCGCACGATCTTCGGGCGGATCGCTCCCGGCCTGCCGACCGACGTGATGCGGGTGGCCGAGTCCGGTGTGCGCGGCCCTGGCGACCTGCTCACCTACGCCGGATGGGGCGCCGACGCGGTGCTCGTCGGGGAGGGCCTCGTCACCAGCGGAGACCCGGGCGGGACCGTGCGCAGCCTGGTGGCTGCGGGCTTCCACCCGTCGTGTTCGAGAATGGTGCGGTGA
- a CDS encoding Trp biosynthesis-associated membrane protein, with amino-acid sequence MDSRDRRGLRTGGGTARNPRVLVAVCVALVVAAGLLWGASAAAGEPALSGLALLALAGVAGVVATAGVLRRVVGGLLAAAGLVQAVLAAVAGPVLALPGAVVLLAAGVVALAWEPRLPRFGARYAAPGERRVERDPDRAAWQDLDEGRDPTIDPADAPPGDAGDDPGDGPRSAPV; translated from the coding sequence ATGGACTCCCGCGATCGAAGGGGCCTGCGCACCGGCGGTGGCACGGCTCGGAACCCGCGCGTGCTGGTCGCCGTGTGTGTGGCGCTGGTGGTGGCTGCGGGGCTCCTGTGGGGTGCGTCGGCCGCGGCGGGTGAGCCGGCGCTGTCCGGGCTCGCGTTGCTCGCCCTGGCAGGGGTGGCCGGGGTGGTGGCGACGGCGGGCGTGCTGCGCAGGGTGGTCGGCGGGCTGCTGGCGGCGGCCGGGCTGGTGCAGGCAGTGCTCGCCGCGGTTGCCGGTCCGGTGCTCGCGTTACCAGGCGCGGTCGTGCTGCTCGCGGCGGGTGTGGTCGCGCTGGCGTGGGAGCCGCGCCTCCCGCGGTTCGGCGCGCGTTATGCGGCGCCGGGGGAGCGACGGGTGGAGCGCGACCCGGACCGGGCCGCGTGGCAGGACCTCGACGAGGGCCGCGACCCGACGATCGACCCCGCCGACGCACCGCCCGGCGACGCGGGGGACGATCCTGGCGACGGGCCGCGAAGCGCGCCTGTCTAG
- a CDS encoding PQQ-binding-like beta-propeller repeat protein, translating to MQIAPRTIAVIVTAVLAAGLLGLAMWPRSGCSAGPTDRALPASADLTAGTTPAGHLRTVGTQVAARWSLLGDHPEQRGGEWEPWFTAAAVAGDLVVIGHRPDPTGWFGSDSTVLAAYDARTGATRWQIDGPAINDTPFLLPGAPGQLLMFDKDDGDVTAVDATTGTVAWCTDTADEEWGAEIVTADAERIVLGSHGGGSRLRALDPATGNELWEVAFEAGSAAPVLAGDVVLVDAVPEDRTGNELRAYDVATGTMRWAARAHLPPDLAGGTAAAVVATTSGDGRLVTALDPHTGEPMWIAAVGTDGSSTPRFRVLHVLDEGVLVAVDSELVLLDAATGATRWAAPGLIDGMYASGLLVLHGPTRLLVSGSDQLAAVDVATGAVTATRTEGEYVITAARTGDVVVTLQGPRVTILTPGP from the coding sequence GTGCAGATCGCTCCCCGCACGATCGCGGTCATCGTCACCGCTGTTCTCGCCGCCGGGCTGCTCGGGTTGGCGATGTGGCCGAGGTCCGGCTGCTCCGCAGGCCCGACCGATCGAGCGTTGCCCGCCTCGGCCGATCTCACCGCTGGGACCACGCCCGCGGGGCATCTGCGCACGGTCGGCACCCAGGTGGCGGCGCGCTGGAGCCTGTTGGGGGACCACCCGGAGCAGCGCGGCGGGGAGTGGGAACCGTGGTTCACGGCCGCTGCTGTCGCGGGCGACCTGGTGGTCATCGGGCATCGGCCCGATCCGACCGGCTGGTTCGGATCCGACTCGACCGTGCTCGCCGCCTACGACGCCCGCACGGGCGCGACGCGTTGGCAGATCGACGGACCGGCGATCAACGACACGCCGTTCCTGCTGCCCGGGGCGCCGGGACAGCTGTTGATGTTCGACAAGGACGACGGAGACGTGACCGCGGTCGACGCGACCACCGGCACCGTCGCGTGGTGTACCGACACCGCTGACGAGGAGTGGGGCGCCGAGATCGTGACCGCTGACGCCGAGCGCATCGTCCTCGGTTCACACGGCGGCGGCTCGCGACTGCGCGCACTCGACCCCGCTACCGGGAACGAGCTGTGGGAAGTCGCGTTCGAGGCGGGCAGCGCCGCGCCGGTGCTCGCCGGAGACGTCGTGCTGGTCGATGCCGTGCCCGAGGACCGCACCGGCAACGAGCTGCGGGCCTACGACGTCGCGACCGGCACGATGCGCTGGGCGGCCCGGGCACACCTGCCGCCCGACCTCGCGGGCGGCACGGCCGCAGCGGTCGTGGCCACCACCTCGGGCGACGGCCGCCTCGTCACCGCGCTCGACCCGCACACCGGCGAGCCGATGTGGATCGCCGCCGTCGGAACGGACGGCAGCTCCACCCCGCGCTTCCGGGTCCTGCACGTCCTCGACGAGGGTGTGCTCGTCGCCGTCGACAGCGAACTCGTGCTCCTCGATGCCGCAACCGGCGCCACGCGCTGGGCGGCGCCGGGGCTGATCGACGGCATGTACGCCTCCGGGTTGCTCGTCCTGCACGGCCCGACGCGGCTGCTCGTCAGTGGCTCGGACCAACTCGCCGCCGTGGACGTCGCGACCGGCGCCGTGACCGCGACCCGCACCGAGGGCGAGTACGTGATCACCGCCGCCCGGACCGGCGATGTCGTCGTCACCCTGCAGGGTCCGCGGGTCACCATCCTCACCCCCGGGCCGTGA
- a CDS encoding anthranilate synthase component I: protein MTVSAPPGALGAVTPSREEFRALAVEHRVIPVTRRLLADDETPVGVYRKLAGDRPGTFLFESAENGRSWSRWSFVGARSRATLTAVDGELVWTGEVPVGLPTSGDPVAALRTVVEELSSERLPGLPPLTGGMVGYLGYDVVRRLERLPELAVDDLRIPELVMLLATDLAAVDHHEGAVTLIANAINWDATDERVDEAYDDAVARLDRMTADLAAPAPSTVAVFRPAEPRFTRRRTAPEHHAAVEAAKEQIRAGEAFQVVVSQRFESDCRADPLDVYRVLRATNPSPYMYLLRLESAAGERFDIVGSSPEALVTVRDGTATTHPIAGTRWRGDTEEEDVLLEKELRSDEKERAEHVMLVDLGRNDLGRVCEPGTVKVHSFFSVERYSHVMHLVSTVTGRLRDDCNAFDAVTACFPAGTLSGAPKPRAMEIIEELEPTRRGLYGGIVGYLDFAGDADTAIAIRTALIRDGVAYVQAGGGIVADSDPAAEDAECLNKARAVLSAVATAATLGPPPSGPPEARTGGARATGDGAASLAPPSPQLRRSAASTTPR, encoded by the coding sequence ATGACCGTATCCGCGCCGCCCGGCGCCCTCGGAGCGGTCACCCCCAGCCGCGAGGAGTTCCGAGCGCTGGCCGTCGAGCACCGGGTGATCCCGGTGACCAGGCGGCTGCTCGCCGACGACGAGACCCCCGTCGGGGTCTACCGCAAGCTGGCCGGTGACCGGCCCGGCACGTTCCTGTTCGAGTCGGCGGAGAACGGGCGGTCGTGGTCGCGATGGTCGTTCGTCGGCGCCCGCAGCCGCGCCACCCTCACGGCCGTGGACGGCGAGCTGGTGTGGACCGGCGAGGTGCCGGTCGGCCTGCCCACCTCGGGCGACCCCGTCGCCGCCCTGCGCACGGTGGTCGAGGAGCTGAGCAGCGAGCGGCTGCCCGGGTTGCCGCCGCTCACCGGTGGGATGGTCGGCTACCTCGGCTACGACGTGGTGCGGCGGCTGGAGCGGCTGCCCGAGCTGGCCGTCGACGACCTGCGCATCCCCGAGCTGGTGATGCTGCTGGCCACCGACCTCGCCGCGGTCGACCACCACGAGGGCGCGGTCACCCTGATCGCCAACGCGATCAACTGGGACGCCACAGACGAGCGCGTGGACGAGGCCTACGACGACGCCGTCGCCCGGTTGGACCGGATGACCGCCGACCTCGCCGCGCCCGCGCCGTCCACGGTGGCGGTGTTCCGGCCGGCCGAGCCGCGCTTCACCCGCCGCCGCACGGCCCCGGAGCACCACGCCGCGGTGGAGGCGGCCAAGGAGCAGATCCGCGCGGGCGAGGCCTTCCAGGTGGTGGTGTCGCAGCGGTTCGAGTCGGACTGCCGCGCCGACCCGCTCGACGTCTACCGCGTGCTGCGGGCCACCAACCCCAGCCCGTACATGTACCTGCTGCGCCTGGAATCGGCCGCCGGTGAGCGGTTCGACATCGTCGGATCCAGCCCTGAGGCGCTGGTCACGGTGCGGGACGGCACGGCGACGACGCACCCGATCGCCGGCACCCGCTGGCGCGGGGACACCGAGGAGGAGGACGTCCTCCTGGAGAAGGAGCTGCGCAGCGACGAGAAGGAGCGCGCCGAGCACGTGATGCTCGTCGACCTCGGGCGCAACGACCTCGGCCGGGTCTGCGAGCCCGGCACGGTCAAGGTGCACAGCTTCTTCTCCGTGGAGCGCTACAGCCACGTCATGCACCTGGTGTCGACGGTCACGGGACGGCTGCGCGACGACTGCAACGCGTTCGACGCGGTCACGGCCTGCTTCCCCGCGGGCACGCTCTCCGGCGCGCCGAAGCCGCGGGCCATGGAGATCATCGAGGAGCTGGAGCCGACGCGGCGAGGGCTCTACGGCGGGATCGTGGGTTACCTCGACTTCGCCGGAGATGCCGACACGGCGATCGCGATCCGCACCGCGCTGATCCGCGACGGCGTGGCGTACGTGCAGGCGGGCGGGGGGATCGTCGCGGACTCCGACCCGGCAGCCGAGGACGCGGAGTGCCTGAACAAGGCGCGGGCGGTGCTGTCGGCGGTGGCGACGGCAGCGACGCTCGGCCCGCCGCCGAGCGGCCCGCCGGAGGCGCGCACCGGCGGGGCGCGAGCTACGGGGGATGGGGCCGCCTCACTCGCTCCGCCGTCCCCGCAGCTCCGCCGTTCAGCTGCCTCGACGACTCCGCGGTAG
- a CDS encoding TetR family transcriptional regulator has protein sequence MAAVPDESTELAGKDGPRRRGRRPGGGDTRAALLDAARVVFAERGYDGATVRAIAERAGVDPAMVNHWFGGKEPLFVAALNLPVDPAAALNEVLPGDPELLAERILGRFLQLWDTTGGAQLATLIQSIASHDAAASLLREFITRVLVIKVVATVAPDRPELRATLCGTQLFGLAFVRYVLKVEPLASADHATIIAAVAPNLQRYLTGPLP, from the coding sequence GTGGCCGCCGTACCCGACGAGAGCACCGAACTGGCAGGAAAGGACGGACCCCGCCGCCGCGGACGCCGTCCCGGTGGCGGCGACACCCGTGCTGCGCTGCTCGACGCCGCCCGTGTGGTGTTCGCCGAGCGCGGCTACGACGGCGCGACGGTGCGGGCGATCGCCGAGCGGGCGGGCGTGGACCCGGCGATGGTCAACCACTGGTTCGGCGGCAAGGAGCCGCTGTTCGTCGCGGCCCTGAACCTGCCGGTCGACCCGGCGGCGGCGCTCAACGAAGTGCTCCCGGGCGACCCCGAGCTCCTCGCCGAGCGGATCCTCGGCCGGTTCCTGCAGCTCTGGGACACCACCGGCGGCGCCCAGCTCGCCACCTTGATCCAGAGCATCGCCAGCCACGACGCCGCGGCGAGCCTGCTGCGCGAGTTCATCACCCGCGTGCTGGTGATCAAGGTCGTGGCCACGGTGGCGCCGGACCGGCCCGAGCTGCGCGCGACGCTGTGCGGCACGCAGCTGTTCGGGCTCGCGTTCGTCCGCTACGTGCTGAAGGTGGAGCCGCTCGCGTCGGCCGACCACGCCACGATCATCGCCGCGGTGGCGCCGAACCTGCAGCGCTACCTCACCGGGCCGCTGCCGTGA